The Prunus dulcis chromosome 5, ALMONDv2, whole genome shotgun sequence genomic sequence AATGAAGTTGCAGAACAGGATCAAAGGGTAATTGGACATGTTCTGTGGAAGCACATACGTTTATGGTTGAACATGAGTTTGATTAATGCTAACTTTGTCATGacttttgatttaatttcaGGGTGTTATTGAGATGCACAACTACTTGACTAGCGTGTACGAAGAAGGCGACGCTCGATCAACACTCATCACCATGGTCCAAGCTCTCAACCATGCTAAGAATGGGGTCGACATTGTGTCCGGCACAAGGGTAAGAGTTTTGATCTCTGGCATAATTTTGTAGCACTGAAACTGCAACCAATGCCTTAACTTGTCAACAGTTTATTGTTTGACAGAAAAAGTCACGAAAATTGAGTGGAAAAATGGTCCATTGCATTTTTACTGATTATATATTCCTGATTCTTATAAATAGGTAAGAACCCATTTTGCAAGGCCTAATTGGAAGAAAGTTTTCTCAAAAACTTGCTCAAAGCACTGTAATGCAAGGATTGGTAAGTCAATGTGCTGGAGCTATATCCACACGCACAcacgtatatatataattatgcagAGTTTGCTTTCTGTGAATACTGATACTTGTGTTGAAATATTGGAACAGGTGTTTTCTATTGTGGAGCACCAGTTTTGGCCAAAGAACTTAGCCAGCTCTGCTATGAGTTCAATCAAAAAGGTTCAACCAAGTTCGAATTCCACAAGGAGCACTTTTAAAGCACTCTGGGAATACATATATAGCTACCACTTTATGTAGCTTCTCCATTCAAATCCACCTCTAGCTAACACACCTTCCTTCACCTGCAGAGTAAGAAATTTTTGAAATAATCTTAGATTGATAAATAAGAAAAGGGTTTCTGTACAGTCTTGggtagaaaaagaaaggaaaaaaaaaaaatcaagtatataaatatgtatttatacaGAATACTATGTATTTAGTATTTAGccatataaattattataaagtAAGGAAGCACTAGCAGAAGAAATATTCTGGTTAGTGAGAAGACGATAGGAATTTGAATGCTGCATTGGGCCTGCATTGTACACGTGGCCAGAGATGATAGGTGGGAAGGTGACATAAAAAAATGTCATTGTTGGGGAGCTAGTAGGGAGCTAGAGTGCGGTACAGCCAGAAGTTGACCTAATTGCTAATGGAAGAAGACATTTTCATTGGTGGGGGGTAGAAGAAGACAGTTTGGGGGAAAAAGGAAGATGCCAAGAAAGTAAGAAGGTTCTTTGGACTTATGGAGGTGGTGGGGGTGAGATTGCTTTTGTCTGTTGGAGTGATTCATCTCCTCCTTTTGTGAAGTGGGCTCAGAGAATCCTTCTAGAATGtgtatgattatgatgatcTGCAGAGGATCCCATGCAgtgcaattattttattataccTTACTTTTACAATAATAGAATTTTGCCTGTAAATGAGGATCatactttaattatttttatttttcattgtgGTAATCAGATCCATATGAATGAAAGATAAGATTGAAGTATCTTCGGAAGATTTTGGCATCCAGTGTAAAGTAAAGAATTGGGTCCAttgttttaaacttttaaaatgATTCTGTTAAAGATATTTTAAGCTAGCCCAACcaataattttgatttgaaacaaacaatttgtaattttgaagttgagttgtgttttattttttaaaatatacttCCATAAATCATTGACAAAGTAATCGTTATAGAACCATAGAATTGCTTTAGCCCTAGGTTCGATTTCCCCTTtttcaatatcgcttgtattttttgtttcttattttggtTATAGAGGGCCGCAATGCTAAGGTCAAGCTCTGTTTTTTCAGTGGGCTAAGGTTTTTCAACACTCTCCTTTTTGGGGGTGGATTTTGGGCCCAAAACTGAACAACAGAAATAGCCTGGGCTTCGCAACCCTAACTGGATCAATGATCATCTAGCAAACACAGAACAAGTAGTCAATGATCTGCCAGAGTCCGGCCCTTTCTCTATGAATATGCTTGAGAAACgaattcaacatattcatGTCATACATTGGTCGTGAAAACTATTGTCATGCTCATGCTACTTTTATCAAAAGTCATGCTTTTAGTTCAATCACATTATTCGAGCACTCGACAATCTATAATTGAAACTAGAGCTGGCATGTAATGAAGGCAACCAATTAgacatatatatgtttgtaaacAGAGGCTACATTATGTATGGGGATCCTCAATTGAGGAGATAAAAGTGATGAAACTTGATAgtttttacatattttttggGCTAATATAAGATGGTGGagtaaattaaataaattgggAAGGTGAATATGGTATGAAAACCTATAATGAGAAGAACAATATATATGCTAGGAGATGATATTCTGcttcttaataaataaattctttATTCAAAGCAGGTTATTACATGCAGAAGCTTGTACAAAGCATGTCTATCAAGTATGAGACACTTTCAACATCCTTTTTCACGACAACGATACCCTACAATTTCCACAATCGAGCATGTGTTAGTGGTGTCGTCAATCTCGACCTCTACAACTATGAATTGCAACTACACCAATGAAGCAAGAATCACTAGAGTTGGACCAAATAAGTGTTAGATAGAAAAACACACTTGTATttagtcccacattgaaaggGAGTTGTTTCCTTCCATGGTTTATAAGTACCAATATTTTAGAAATATTAAATAAAGTATGGGTTTAGTGGAGGCAAAGTTGGGTCTCATCATGGTTTAAGTTTggattatataataaataaaatatatatatataaaattaattgtCAAAAGATGGGCCTTGGGACtctattgatttaattaataatttcttttcattaattaaaaattcatttttaagataaaaccaaaatctgaaattcgaataagataaaaaattaacataaCTGTTGGATGAATGTCAGACTTCTATATATTGACAATATGTTCAAACTAGAATTTAACTTTTGAACAACATAATCATTCTCACATTTTTTAACACTTCCTGAGAGAATTCATACTATTGTTCGGCAAAAATCAAAGTCACTGTGCTGAGCCTTTGATTTAAGATAGTTTAATCATGGTGGACAGACTCCTATCGAACTATAAGCACAAGGGTAGAGGGGAAATACTGTCTAAAGGACACTGCAACTCTATAGGACTCTATCTACAATTCAAGTCAGTATTCCACAATTTATATCACTGTTGTATTGattcaattatatttatataaaatatatttcgtttgtttttattattctgTTATTTTGGTTCTGTACTGATTATTCCACAACAATCTTTAAGTGTGTTTTCCTATACAAACTCTAACAATACCCCACATTTGTATTTCATTATGATGTTTTTGATATACATGTGAATACAATACTAGAATCTGTGGATGCAATATTCTTTGAGGACATTTTTCCTTATAAACAAGGAAGGTccaatttcaataaaaaaagaactaTTGATGATTCTAGAATAAATGATAATTCTGGAATAGATGTTGGTAATCCTACCTCCTCTAGTGTTCAAGAAAATGAACAAGATCAAGAACCCAGAAGAAGTAAAAGGACAAGAATACCAAAATATTTTGGACTAGATTTCTTGACTATGATAGCTGAAGCTGAGCCCTCAAACATATAAAGAGGAGATATCAAGTCCAGAAGCTCCATTTTGGAAAGAAGCAATCAATAGTGAGATTGAATCCATTATGCAAAATCATACATGGGAATTGGTTGATTTACCACTTGGTAATAGACCAATTGGATACAAATGGATctttaagaagaaattaaaagaagatGGTACAATTGATAAGTATAAGGCTCGATTGGTAGCCAAAGGATACCGTCAAAAAGAAGGCTTAGATTTCTTTGACACATACTCACCCGTGACAAGAATAACATCAATAAGGATGTTGATTGCTATAGCGTCAATTTATGACATGGAAATACATCAAATGGAAGTAAAAACTGCTTTCTTAAATGGAGAGTTGGATGAGGAAATATATATGGAACAACCCGAGGGGTTTGTAGTAAAAggtcaagaaaaaaaagtttgcaaACTTGTAAAGTCTCTCTATGGACTAAAACAAGCTCCAAAGCAATGGCATGCAAAATTTGACCATACTATGATGACAcatggttttaaaataaacgaATGTGATAAATGTGTCTATATCAAGATAGATAAGAATGCATGTGTTATTGTAATATctcaaaccaaaaattcataattaaggaatattttattttgtgaaaagacaattttgccctcgtaatattttattaagaaaaatgtgACTTTTTgttcgagaaggaatttgacaattccgcttgcgccattgcgtagagcacggtgaaacgagttcatagacacgtagtgggcccaaatcggagttgtaacgagagagttatggtcaaaagattCTCAGTGgtataaccgtaaatattgcgaagttggatctataaaaccagccagcctctctctcctctcgcgCGAAACTGGCCTGCCGCCTTCCAGAGCTTGCTGGCCCCGCCAcagggcaccaccggccacgggacAGGTGGCGATGGAACCGccgtcgagtcccctacctttccCGACCCTTCCACGCCGGCGGCACGGCCTGTGCTGGCCGAAAAATGCAGAAAAGCAACGGGAACTCACCGGAACTTCAAcgccgtcgatctccctcctccggccaccattttcgtcgacccaggtatgaatcttgaacctctcgagctgttctagctgcctgttgggtcggattagatcgattcgtAGTGTAGCCATCGAATTTTTGAGATTGAAGTTTCAGCCGATTTTTGGCctccattttcggccacttccagccactttttggggtaggttcaagaacaaaagtgtctccaaatatggtgttttacctagggtaggagtttggagccgtggtttgaagtttttccggtgagccgaaatcgctttagacacccatcgctgccggcaCGTGCTAGGGCacgtgggtgagggtggtgcagtggcactgtgtcttgttgcgatccttatgttgtcacgagcgcgtaggattcgcggatctcaatttggattccgtttgagccccgaacggattttccatattatgCGATTCCCAGGTTCAATATTACcgaatcgttggatcgcgctcaattttggatatgttgttccagataatttcagaatcgagtaggattcgacggatcgtgaatcggagtcccggatactccgaaattgcGAACCCtgaggctagggtttggaaattgtatgattttacgatcgtggtcaattcgatcgtcagtttcagaccaaacttgcaggatatGGTTCCTTAAAGGTGATGAACTTAAAAGAACTCTtagattggtcattggaggtcgtgAACCCCACAgggttccgtatcgaccaaggtggaagtttatcgcttagtgaagtctcgagtctttttAGACGATTTTAAATATCTAAAATACCTAAGTGGGCaggaaaatgactttaaagttagtgcacgcacttctacaagtcgggggtcagggttttacttaaaaagttataccgagcagttttattaattgaatattcatgatggtttacccaggcaccaggaccaggcagacccgcaggagagaccttcaggaggtctagcgagctcggaccaggagtgagtggaccttcttccataaatgattttatataaatgagtttatataaatgattttatattggttttatataaatgagtttttataaatgagtttatatggataaatttcattatttgatcttgaatgaGTTTTATTGGAGGTTTTCCAAACATGAATTGTGCcgtaaaatatctttatttctatACTGCTTAGTTGAACATGCTAAAGTTATATAGACAGCAGACTTTGAGATTTATGATACAGAAATAGCAGCCTAGCTCAGATTTATCAAACTACAGTTAAttatcagacttttctaaaaatagttatttaaaccaccatgtacccagttatggtgattaccctcagttggaccgatgtctatggacatccagtctatttacagttctgtcagtgcacttgacaatgcctcacgagtttcggggacgctcggaccgcgagtgccaggatttgcggctcggctgacttggtgtcccgagacctgccaggatttgcggctcggctgactgtgtgtccccgagacctgccaggattgcggatcaggctgactacggtcccctgaatcctgccagaacggctcgagttgactttgtgtcacctagacatgccagcggatcaggctgactatagtcccctgtatcctgccagtttgcggctcagatagactgtgtgtcgccgagacctgccaggggaattgacggaattacatgggtacatccgagtggtagttttgattgattgcagcgatttgattcaagttttgagtacattgcttttatgcaggtttgatttcagtgcttttatgcgaatttggatttcaatgctttcatgcaagttttattgctcTTGAAAGCATTGCATATATTTCTATAAGTATGTAACTGCGTGGATTTTAAGATGTTTCAAAGATAGTTtagatattcagttttactcaattgtatttgatttcattgcttttatgcgagAATTATCGAGTtcgaatatgatttacatataatgccttgagtttagtatgctttaaatgcaGAATACGTATATAGATTTATTTCACTATtcttacaatgggggttagtacattcttagatattttatgaacctttatttttggtccactcacactttcaactgttttgcgccccaggctgtagcgtgcacaagacacccaccaccgggccatcgtGACTTCTGCGCCTTCTGGTTCAAAAGTGTTGGTATGTAAAACAATGAAGTGATCCGTagattatcaaaattgctttgatatattgccctagagcGAGAATGGAACTTTTGGCATGTTTACTGAAGTGCTAGCTGTTGGTTGTTTAGATAACTATGCTCGTTTTAACAGGTgtaagttttgggattgaacgaaatataggggagactctgccgaaatttcggtagaagtcaaagttaaaattttaaggaaaaagggcaaataggtcttttgtgcctgacatttgccaagtgtcggacacgcacagggttcgactcgaattccaaagcggaatttgattcgggtcctgtcagttaTAGTGTCTGTATGTAGATGACATGCTCATAATTTGGACAAACAAGGACATAATTAACTCTACCAAGAAAATGTTAAACTCCAGGTTTGACATGAAAGACATAGGTCTTGCTGATGTGATTCTTGGAATTAGAGTTAAAAGAAATTCAGATGGTTATATATTAACACAGTCCCATTATGTAGAAATTATTCTTACGAAGTTTGGTCATTTTGGAAGTAATCATGTTGTAACACCTTTTGATGCAAATTGCAAATTAAAGAAGAATGAAGGTGAATCTATTTCgcaaaagaaatatttataGATCATTGGAAGTCTTATGTACATTATGAATTGTAGAAGACTTGATATAGCCTATTCTGTGAGTAGACTTAATAGGTATATAAGTAATCCAGGACATGATCTTTGGAAAGCATTGATTAGAGTTTTGAGATACTTGAGTTACACTTTGGAGTATGGATTACACTATACCAAATATCCTCCAGTACTAGAAGGATATAGTGATGCCAATTGGATTTCAAATGATTTAGAAACAAATTCCACTAGTGGATATGTTTTTATACTAGGAGTAGCATCCATATCTTGGAAATCTAGTAAACAAACCTGCATAGCCCGATCAACAATGGAATCGGAATTTGTAGCTTCAGATAAAGCTGGTGAAGAAGCCGAGTGGCTAAGGAATTTTTTGGAGGATATTCCTATTTGGCCTAAGCCTGTGACGACTGTTTGTATACATTGTGATTGTATGGCTGCTCGAGCAAGAGCCAAAAATAATGTATACAATGGAAAGTCTAGACATATTAGACGAAGGCATAATACAATCAATCAATTGCTCTCAAATGGAATAATTTCTATTGACTATATAAAGTCAAGACAAAATCTTGCGGATCTGCTTACCAAAGGCTTGTGAAGAGagcaaattaaattaacaTCGAGGGGAATGAGATTACAGCCAATTCAATAAATGAATCGGTCTAACGGAAACCTAACCTAGCTGATTGGAGATCCCATGGTCTAGATTCAATAGGCAAACTGGTTAGGCATAATTCAAAAAGAGCCAACACAGATCTCATTCCTATGATGGAAAGAAGTGTGTTGTCTGCAAGAAGTCTATTAGGGTACGAAAGTTTAATGATGTTGATTTCTTGAAATCAAGAGGAATAGAGCAGACTATTCTTAGTCAACATTACCTATGTAGGAGTAAATGTGGGGTCGCATTTATGAGAATGAGATGGCTAAATTATCTAAAGCTCCTATGAATCCAGGATTTGTTCAGGACCAAAATGAACACAAACGTAGAAATAAGTGGTATGTTAAGATGTAACATATGTGATACTTGCTGTCTCGGTTTACTACAATAGGTGAACAGTTCAAGATTTTATATTCACTGCGTCGCCTAGTAAATCCGATGAGTATTCACTAGGGTAGGTTCAAGTCCAAAAGACACCTCTCCTGATGTGTGTTATATCTAAGTTTTCTCTCAAATACGCACGTTGCAATTTTCCTATACAAATGTGGGGTATTGTTAGAGTTTGTATAGGAAAACGCACTTGCATttagtcccacattggaaggGAGTTGTTTCCTTCCATGGGTTATAAGCACCAACACTTTAGAAATACTAAATAGAGTATGGGTCTAGTGGAGGCAAAGTTGGGCCTCATCATGATTTGAGCttggattatatatatatatatttgtataataaataaataaataaaattaattgtCAAAAGATGGGCCTTGGGGAGGGGAAATACTGTCTAAAGGACACTGCAACTCTGCAGGACTCTATTTACAATTCAAGTGAGTATTCCACAATTTATATTACTGTTGTATTGattcaattatatttatataaaatatatttcgtttgtttttattattatgttattTTGGTTCTATACTGATTATTCCACAACAATAAGAACTAAACATCTTGTTGAATACTtaatattttcatcaattcGAAcgaatattttttcttttcatcaaTAGGTTTATTTCTGTTGGATGTGAGCACAATGTAATTGAATGTAATTAGTCCATACCATAGTAAAATAGGTAGGTTAAATGTGAAGTAGAGTGTTAACGGATCATACTGCTACGATGAGCCGAGCCTATCATAGAACGACATGTAACCATCTCATGGCTAGGTAGCCCGTACACAGACCCGACCATATATGATGCTTCAGGTGCCGGATAAAAGGCCTTCCATCCAAAAGTTGACGAGGCGGGGTACTAGTCAGCGCTAGGCCACTCCAACACTGACCTGACCGTTGTAGTACTGTGTCTGGCCATAAGTGCATTTATGGCATGCAGGCTTAATCGGACCCCTGTCAAGTCAATCACTCCTCGTGCCTGGTGAACAGCTTGGCAAGGGGTGGCGATAAGTTAAATGCACCTCTCATCCAAGGCCGCGTGTCACCTCTCCTTCTGATCCCCAATGAGCAAAAGCTAGTGATGGTGAGGGATCATTTAATGGGTTTCCCATCAAAAGCCACGTGTCGTCATATTTGTTGACCTATGTTAGACAGCTTGGTAATCTGAACAAAAGCCATTATGAGTGATTTGAGTCCCACTAGGGGGGCCCAGGGAAGATATCTTAAtctctcctcctctcctcTATAAATACCCCTCACCAATATCTGGACAAAGAGGGAATAAAATATTCTCGTTCAGTAAACTTTAGATCCAATTACTCTACCACCAAATAGCTTCTAACTTAACCATCGAGGGGGCTCAACTGGGATCAACCCTAGTTTGCTCCTATTCTGACAAACTGTTCTTAGAGTGCAGATCTCCTACAAGATACTTCTCACCCCCAGAAGATCGAGTATAGGCCCCGTATTGGATCCCTATCCAGGCCATATACTATACGTGGAGAACACTAAGTTTACATAGAGGAAGATAAACCCATAAACTTAACTGTTGCAACTACGTTATTATAATTTGCATTGTATAGAAAAATCTTTTTTCAATAGGTTATGGCACTTATGTGCTCATTGAAGTaataatgaatatatatatatttttaaactCTACATTGTGAGATGGAGCTCCACCCGAGTTTTAAACAGCCaagctttttcctttctttaatTACATATAGTTAGAATGATGTGTGGATGATTGTAGAATGGAGAGACTATAGATATGGACACACtagaccaaaagaaaagaaaagataaggACCATGAGGTTGCTTGCTTGTGCTGTTTGTTGTTAGTAAGGCAACACAAATGCGATTGAACCCAATAATAACTTGACCCTACCATCTCCATACTGAGCTCAAATTAATGTTTGACGATCTACAAAGGCTGCTGCAGAAACAGCCCCATCCATTTTTGTCCATATGCCTTTTTCACGGACGTTTCCAACATGACAGCCTTTCTTGATAGTCTCCTATATATGTTTATCTTATGATACAAGATATCTATAATGTTAATTGTAGTCACGCGCCACACGCTAAGTCGTCAACTTGTAATATTCTCAAGGCGTCTTTCTCTTCCAGAAGATAAGAATTGGCATCTTTACGTGGAATACTACCCTATCCACAGTCCCACTTGACAATCCccaatgtttttcttttcttttctttaaaaccCACAAGTCAAAACTCTATTTAGTCCACATTTGATCGAATTTGAGTAGATAATCTTTGAAAAGTATTGTAAATTATTGGTATTTAGTATCAACCAATCAATCCCTTTCCAGACCATCTCCAACCCAATGCAGTTCGGGCAAACTAGCAAAAATGATTCCGGTCCAACCCAAATGGTGGTTTTCACTTAATAGCAGACCAAATCTACGTGAAAGGGAGGGAGAAAATCAGACCATCACTCGTTAGCATCAACAACATTTTTTGTCCGCAACTAGCAAGGCATCTTTAACTTTGTTTGACGCTGAGATGATCTGACCGTTGCGATCGAATAACataattcaaaatattttttgaaatgaaaatctAGCAGTTATCttatgaaggaagttgaggttccaccccaaaatcaattgattATGGAAGAAGTAGtaaactccttataagcctttgcaatgttttataactttCACTCCCATCCTTAGATTTAGTCTAAATAAACCTAACAGTAAAAGAAGATCCAACGATCAAAGTGTTAACATTAATTAATCTAAATCATATCcaaccccccaaaaaaaaaaaagaaaaaaaaagaaaaagaaaactctataaatacccacaattcattcatatttatgaaacaaaattttgttttccgaatttgtatattttgaagttaaaatgttcataaaactaaattaagataagataaacaaaaagaattgaGGTTAAAATAATTGTTAACCAAATAATACAACTGGAGactcaaattttgaaattgcaGGTTGGgagaaaaaattattgtatatAGAGTTGAATAGTTGCATTGGAGGAAAatatttgagtttgagtttgagttttcttaGTATTTACAGAGATGGTGTGTGTGACAACCTTTTCTATTTTGAATTGTCTTTTCCGTACTCTGTTGGTCGTAAGCGTACAAGGaattaaaaatctgaaaaagtACTAGCTAAAAAGattattaaacaaaaaccGTTTTCATGGTGGAGATATTTGATAGAACACCGTCAAAAGTCTTCCAAACACGCTTCGAAATGTCAACACGCGTCTCCATTTGCATTTCTCAAACTGTTTTGAAGTATCTGACACCACAagaatttcataaatacacCACCTCCTCAAAGTCTTTTGCAAATCTTTGGCACCAAAAACCAAGAacaaagagaaacaaagtttattaaaacaaaatgaaaggaGAAGGGAAAAACAGGAAGTGCCTAGCATATGTTGCTATCTTCATTGTGTTTCAGGCCATAGTCATCACAGTGTTTGCACTCACCGTGATGAAAATCAAGGGCCCAAAAGTCAGGTTTAGTAGCGCAGTAGCAGAGAATTTCAGCTCCACCAACTCCAACTCATCATCTCTGAGCTTCACCTTGGTCACCAGATTTTCTGTGAAGAACACTAACTTTGGTCACTTCAAGTATCAGAACAGCAACGTCACAATCTTGTATGCAGGGCAGGCAATCGGGATGGCTGATGTCCCTAGGGGAAGAGCCAAAGCTCGATCGACACGGCGAACCGATGTTACCATAAGCATCAACACAGACAATCTTACAGGAACCACAAACCTTGCAAGTGACATGAACTCAGGTCTAGTGCCTCTGACCAGTGAGGCCACATTGAAAGGGAAGGTTCAATTGATGAAggtgatgaagaagaataagTCTGGCAAAATGAGCTGCACCATGTCAGTTAATTTGGCCAACCGTGCTGTCCAGGATTTGAAGTGCAAGTGATCAAAAATTTCTCTGTCtgtgtgatatatatatttgtttttgttagtgtttttttttaatttttttaattttataactTATGGGTATTTCACCTATTCTTTGTAGTTGGCATATGGATTGTTGAGTTATATTGAttgtacatttttttaaaaagattatattcatatggattttgttttttgggtagTGAAAGGCTTAAGTTGCATGAAAGGTCTATCAAATCAATGTCCagaattatttgaccaaaaaaataaaataaatcaatgtCCAGAATTATATGTTACTTGCTCCCCAAGAAAATTGAGTTAATTAATATAGGCCCCAATTTTCTccattagaaaaagaaagttgcttGCATTATAAGTAAGTTTTTCTGCCTCTTTGGAGTTGTTCTCATAAAGTATGGCTGTCACTGTTGGCTGCCTCCAACCTTAAATTAATTGGTAacatttgtcatggcaaaagGTAAGGAGAGGCAAGAGTTGTTactattcatatgaatagtTTCTGTCctaacaatttttttgttggttttccaCCTATTGCCGTGGCAATCCAATGACaactactattcacatgagatatgaggagaggaatttgtataaagttttggtgtgggaagtgaagaatatggctaggtatttataaaaaaagaaaatctgaaaattttggtattttggtaattatttaattatttcaatttttttgttatttaaattgGCTGTTGACGCCACAATGGCGTCAACATTAGGTCATCTTGCCCAGGTAAGTCTTGCCCCAGTTGGTGGAACCCAGCTCTTGACCTGGCAAGATTTGAAAGTTGGAAACGGGATTGAGGGCCTAGGGGGCCTCTTGCTCGGGCCGAGGGGAATGGTGGAAATGCGCTAAAGGaatcaaatattaaattttgcccaaaaacagaaaaaaaaagaaaaaaagaaaaaaagaatcagCAATCCAAGATTTAAAGTAGCATTCTTATACATCTGTTCTATTAGGCAAGTGGTCTTTGTGTCTTGTTTCATTACTTTATGTGTgaaatgataaaatataaGCACACAttactttttcaaactttAAATGTGAAAAGATTGAATAAAAGTTCTCATAttagaaaacaagaaaaaaaagaaaaagaaaacctaatttttttgGGCGTTTGCTGGATTTCAATTATTCAATTGGCCAAATATTATTATACAAGCAAAACCCTACCTCTCTCcatttttgaataaatatgcagAGGAGCTGAATCTGGATTGGAAAATCATTCAGGGTCAACTAATTGTCTCTGAACTCATTTGGTTCTAAGTAGATAATCA encodes the following:
- the LOC117628371 gene encoding late embryogenesis abundant protein At1g64065-like; the encoded protein is MKGEGKNRKCLAYVAIFIVFQAIVITVFALTVMKIKGPKVRFSSAVAENFSSTNSNSSSLSFTLVTRFSVKNTNFGHFKYQNSNVTILYAGQAIGMADVPRGRAKARSTRRTDVTISINTDNLTGTTNLASDMNSGLVPLTSEATLKGKVQLMKVMKKNKSGKMSCTMSVNLANRAVQDLKCK